In Actinoplanes octamycinicus, the genomic window GCACCGCTGGGGCGTCCGCGTCGTCCGGCACCGGCAGGGCCAGCGCCACGGTGGCGCTGCCGGCCAGCGCGCGGACCGCGGCGCCGGTGCCCCGGCGCAGCGTCTCCAGGTCGGGCGCGGAGCCGGCCGGCTCGTCACCCAGGCCCACCGCGACCACCAGCGGTGCGGCGACCGTGCCGAGGGTGGCCAGCTTGGTCACCTCGCCCGGGGCGCCGGTCGCGCCGAGCAGCGCCAGCGTCGAGGTCAGCTTGCCGTCGAACGCGGCGGCGATGCTCTCCGCGCCGGACGCCGGAAGCAGGGCGCCGTCCTGGTCGGGCTGGCTGTGCAGGCCGATGACGATGGCATCGACCGCCAATTCGGCCGGGTCGGTGTCGACCAGGCTGAGGGTGGGCTGGGTCACTCGGGCACTCCGCGACGATCGGGGCCGGGATCCGCCGGTGGGCGGTGCTCCCGGCTGGTGGGAAACACTTGGTGTTCCCCGCGACTCTAACCAGCGCCAAGGTCACCGGTAAGTTGAGTCTCATGTCTGCCGACCACTTGCGCTCTCCGCTGCACGAACGCCACGTCGGGCTGGGCGCCAAGCTGGCCCCGTTCGGGGGCTGGGAGATGCCGCTGGAGTACGCCGGCGGCGGCGTGCTGAAAGAGCACGCCGCGGTCCGCGAGGCGGCCGGCGTGTTCGACGTGTCGCACCTGGGCAAGGCCCGGGTGACCGGCCCCGGCGCGGCCGCCTTCGTCAACTCCTGCCTGACCAACGACCTGGACCGGATCGCGCCCGGCAAGGCGCAGTACACGCTCTGCTGCGACGAGTCCGGCGGCGTGGTGGACGACCTGATCGCCTACCTCTACGGCCCGGACGACGTCTTCCTGATCCCGAACGCGGCGAACACCGCCGAGGTGGTCCGCCGCCTCGCCGCCGCCGCGCCGGACGGCGTCACGGTCACCGGCCAGCACCGCGACCACGCGATCCTGGCCGTGCAGGGCCCGGAGTCGGCCGCCGTCCTGGACCGGCTCGGCCTGCCCACCGGCCACGACTACATGTCGTTCGCCGAGGCCACCCTCGGCGACACCCGGCTGGTCGTCTGCCGCACCGGCTACACCGGCGAGCACGGTTACGAGCTGGTCATCCCGTGGGAGTCGGCGACCACCGTGTGGGACGCGCTGACCGGCGCCGGGGTCCGCCCGTGCGGCCTCGGCGCCCGCGACACGCTGCGCACCGAGATGGGCTACCCGCTGCACGGCCAGGAGCTCACCCTGGAGATCAGCCCGGTCCAGGCCCGCTCCGGCTGGGCGGTCGGCTGGTCCAAGCCGGCCTTCTGGGGCCGCGACGCCCTGCTCGCCGAGAAAGCCGCCGGCCCCCGCCGCCAGCTCCGCGGCCTGGAACTGACCGGCCGCGGCATCCCGCGCGGCCACATGACCGTCTTCGCCGGCGACACCCCGATCGGCGAGACCACCAGCGGCACCTTCTCCCCGACGAAGAAGGTGGGCATCGCCCTGGCCCTGATCGACACCGCCCCGGCCCTCCCGGACGACACCCTCGTCGAGATCGACATCCGCGGCCGCCGCATCGAGGCCCGGCTGGTGAAGCCCCCGTTCGTGCAGCCGTCGGTCCGCTGACCCCGGGGGGCCCAGGCCGCTC contains:
- the gcvT gene encoding glycine cleavage system aminomethyltransferase GcvT; its protein translation is MSADHLRSPLHERHVGLGAKLAPFGGWEMPLEYAGGGVLKEHAAVREAAGVFDVSHLGKARVTGPGAAAFVNSCLTNDLDRIAPGKAQYTLCCDESGGVVDDLIAYLYGPDDVFLIPNAANTAEVVRRLAAAAPDGVTVTGQHRDHAILAVQGPESAAVLDRLGLPTGHDYMSFAEATLGDTRLVVCRTGYTGEHGYELVIPWESATTVWDALTGAGVRPCGLGARDTLRTEMGYPLHGQELTLEISPVQARSGWAVGWSKPAFWGRDALLAEKAAGPRRQLRGLELTGRGIPRGHMTVFAGDTPIGETTSGTFSPTKKVGIALALIDTAPALPDDTLVEIDIRGRRIEARLVKPPFVQPSVR